A part of Acipenser ruthenus chromosome 50, fAciRut3.2 maternal haplotype, whole genome shotgun sequence genomic DNA contains:
- the LOC117404463 gene encoding thyroid receptor-interacting protein 6, which translates to MSGPTWLPPRTLGSPERSGVSVSASGPPAYKPPKKVAMATTTKYGAYDQNGGPGVGVATRYQATGPTGGMPSPHVHAEDSGTGGFLSPMSGDPYYPSPPAAKEEKASWNHPVTFDLQAPGSHPSNIDAEIDSLTSMLADMESTPPYPRTPRAQPADRYKPTAPPGGQPQPAPSYHHPPQNQQALSQHQPHYATAPVTSYTPSPSAQPYTPSPSAQPYTPSPAQKSYSYPSQSSKPYPQPVPASYTTASTPPGPRFSVQVQTAQPVRSYSQTGRPAEQAYAPPSPRQHPEPPYRERAPYPDSGQGWYPAPQLPSEAASSLPDGSNRGYQGFAAAPPGPRPYQPSAAGPKRGQEAVPPAAAPQIAGYPRNQGPVNRPEDELDRLTKKLVYDMNHPPTDQYFGRCARCGDNVLGDGTGCIAMDQVFHVECFTCITCQCRLRGQPFYAIEKKSYCENCYISTLERCSKCSQPILDRILRAMGKAYHPHCFTCVVCSRCLDGVPFTVDATSQIHCIEDFHRKFAPRCSVCGKAIMPERGQEETVRIVALDRSFHVNCYMCEDCGSLLSSEGEGRGCYPLDGHILCKGCSARRIQDLSAKISTDC; encoded by the exons ATGTCTGGTCCCACCTGGCTGCCTCCGAGGACTCTGGGTAGTCCTGAACGGTCAGGTGTCTCTGTCTCCGCCTCTGGCCCCCCCGCCTACAAACCGCCCAAGAAGGTCGCCATGGCAACCACAACCAAGTACGGGGCCTACGACCAGAACGGGGGACCTGGCGTTGGCGTGGCAACCAGATACCAGGCCACAGGGCCTACAG GTGGAATGCCGTCGCCACACGTCCATGCAGAGGATTCTGGGACAGGTGGTTTCCTCTCCCCCATGTCGGGGGATCCCTACTACCCATCACCCCCTGCAGCGAAGGAGGAGAAGGCCTCTTGGAACCACCCCGTGACTTTTGACCTTCAG GCGCCCGGATCCCACCCCTCCAACATCGACGCGGAGATCGACTCTCTGACCAGCATGCTAGCGGACATGGAGAGCACCCCCCCGTACCCCCGTACCCCACGGGCACAG CCAGCTGACCGCTACAAACCCACAGCGCCACCTGGTGGGCAGCCCCAACCAGCCCCCAGCTACCACCACCCCCCCCAAAACCAACAAGCCCTCTCCCAACACCAACCCCACTACGCCACCGCGCCCGTGACCTCCTACACCCCCTCTCCCAGCGCCCAgccctacaccccctctcccaGCGCCCAGCCCTACACCCCCTCCCCTGCCCAGAAGAGTTACTCCTACCCTTCCCAGAGCTCCAAGCCCTACCCCCAGCCGGTGCCAGCCTCCTACACCACAGCCTCCACTCCCCCCGGCCCCAGGTTCAGCGTCCAGGTCCAAACGGCCCAGCCAGTCAGGAGCTATTCCCAAACGGGACGGCCAGCAGAGCAAGCCTACGCCCCGCCTTCGCCCCGGCAGCACCCCGAACCCCCCTACAGAGAGCGAGCCCCCTATCCTGACTCGGGACAGGGTTGGTACCCAGCTCCTCAGCTACCCTCGGAGGCTGCCAGCTCCCTGCCGGACGGTTCCAATCGAGGGTATCAGGGTTTTGCTGCTGCCCCTCCGGGACCCAGACCCTACCAGCCCAGCGCTGCGGGGCCAAAGAGGGGCCAGGAGGCCGTCCCGCCAGCAGCTGCCCCCCAGATTGCGGGGTATCCCCGAAACCAG GGTCCAGTCAACCGGCCGGAGGACGAGCTTGACCGGCTGACCAAGAAACTGGTGTACGACATGAACCACCCCCCTACTGACCAGTACTTCG GACGCTGTGCGCGCTGCGGGGACAATGTCCTAGGGGACGGGACGGGTTGCATCGCTATGGACCAGGTGTTCCATGTGGAGTGTTTCACCTGCATCACCTGCCAGTGCCGTCTGAGAGGACAGCCTTTCTACGCCATCGAGAAGAAATCTTACTGCGAGAACTGCTACATT agCACTCTGGAGCGGTGTTCGAAGTGCTCCCAGCCCATCCTGGACCGGATCCTGCGAGCGATGGGGAAGGCCTACCACCCTCACTGCTTCACCTGCGTGGTGTGCAGCCGCTGCCTGGACGGAGTGCCTTTCACTGTGGACGCCACGTCCCAGATCCACTGCATCGAGGACTTCCACAG GAAGTTCGCCCCGCGGTGCTCGGTGTGTGGTAAAGCCATCATGCCGGAGCGTGGGCAGGAGGAGACGGTGAGGATCGTGGCGCTGGATCGCAGCTTCCACGTCAACTGCTACATGTGTGAG GACTGCGGCTCGCTGCTGTCTTCGGAGGGAGAGGGGCGTGGCTGTTACCCTCTCGATGGACACATCCTGTGCAAGGGGTGCAGCGCCCGGAGAATCCAGGACTTGTCTGCCAAAATATCCACTGACTGCTAA
- the LOC131721945 gene encoding somatostatin-1-like, protein MMLCSQLQILLVAVSVSVLLARASGALQSDRLAELLRTDLPEEKEEFSRISLLKMFSDLLKPENAILPAEDSGIRRDATRQLPAPQRDRKAGCKNFFWKTFTSC, encoded by the exons ATGATGCTGTGTTCTCAGCTGCAGATCCTGCTGGTGGCCGTGTCTGTGTCAGTGCTGCTGGCCCGGGCTAGTGGAGCCCTGCAGAGCGATAGGCTGGCTGAGCTACTGAGGACTGACTTACCCGAGGAAAAAGAG GAGTTCTCCCGCATCTCGCTTCTGAAAATGTTTTCAGATCTCCTAAAGCCAGAGAACGCCATCCTCCCCGCCGAGGACTCTGGGATACGAAGGGATGCGACACGTCAGCTCCCCGCGCCGCAGCGCGACCGCAAAGCCGGCTGCAAGAACTTCTTCTGGAAGACGTTCACGTCGTGTTAA